The following proteins are co-located in the Leptospira weilii genome:
- a CDS encoding N-acetylmuramoyl-L-alanine amidase family protein yields MAKNQIYFWTLILFFPNAWEWLEAKISIPTQSSKRYVYFEDIQKEFPSLKSSFNPATFVGAIQHPSGEVRFRVGSSFYTFNQTIEKISVPVLYKEKDFLIPPEIVEAIFVQLMSEDVRYEYKENVLELEILPSVEKLEIKTILIDAGHGGKDPGTASNDGTNEKLVALQVAKILQKFFEKVYPTINVVLTRSDDTFIELERRSEIANRELKKSGSALFISLHCNSSINMDVNGFEIYYLSQTPSTESARETALLENRIFKPKGTPAVKKIQAGMMSSLIQRRSRILARSLESEMKKKLQPQILSRGVKKADFSVLRGSLMPAVLVEMGYLSHEKESKLLQSKSLQVKIAKSIVEGIRGYELAKN; encoded by the coding sequence TTGGCAAAAAATCAAATCTATTTTTGGACGCTGATCCTATTTTTTCCAAACGCGTGGGAGTGGTTAGAGGCTAAAATTTCCATTCCTACCCAGTCCTCTAAACGTTATGTATACTTTGAGGACATACAAAAAGAATTTCCCTCTCTCAAATCCTCTTTTAATCCCGCTACCTTCGTAGGAGCGATCCAACATCCTTCCGGGGAGGTTCGTTTTAGAGTCGGCTCCTCTTTTTACACCTTCAATCAGACTATAGAAAAAATTTCCGTTCCGGTTTTATATAAGGAAAAGGATTTTCTGATCCCTCCCGAAATCGTGGAAGCGATTTTCGTCCAACTCATGTCGGAAGATGTTCGCTACGAATATAAGGAAAACGTATTGGAATTGGAGATTTTACCGAGCGTTGAAAAACTAGAAATTAAAACGATTCTCATCGACGCGGGACACGGAGGAAAAGATCCCGGAACGGCGTCAAACGACGGAACCAACGAAAAACTGGTGGCTTTACAGGTCGCAAAGATTCTTCAGAAATTTTTCGAGAAAGTATATCCGACAATTAATGTCGTATTAACGAGATCAGACGATACGTTTATCGAATTGGAACGAAGATCCGAGATCGCAAACCGGGAACTGAAAAAAAGCGGAAGCGCGTTGTTCATCAGTCTACACTGTAATTCTTCGATCAATATGGACGTGAACGGATTCGAGATCTATTATCTTTCTCAAACTCCATCCACCGAGTCCGCTCGTGAAACCGCTCTTTTGGAAAACAGAATTTTTAAACCGAAAGGAACCCCGGCCGTTAAAAAGATTCAGGCGGGGATGATGTCCTCTCTGATTCAAAGAAGAAGCAGAATCTTGGCCAGGTCTTTGGAATCGGAGATGAAAAAAAAGCTTCAACCTCAAATCTTGTCCAGGGGAGTGAAAAAAGCGGATTTTTCGGTCCTCAGAGGAAGTCTCATGCCTGCGGTTCTCGTGGAAATGGGGTATCTTTCTCATGAAAAAGAATCCAAACTTTTGCAGAGTAAAAGTTTACAAGTTAAAATAGCGAAAAGCATCGTAGAAGGAATTCGAGGATATGAATTGGCAAAAAATTAA
- a CDS encoding LIC_10740 family protein, which produces MNWQKIKKPAIAIRDAIWEKIKIAGEKINQGYLWLFRIATEDGISRKTLFLTYAWIGIILFFTSFVLAGNSPFITLIPFSLYDVGNRDHRTEITLYASDGERRVFPIRRKVLLENEEFRHKTITLIGEISESSYFDKTLTNDKGEYYKNIKRLPEIQYAVKAIWKNGGILILDFRKSTLQEILSEMKFKIDYTYARRMDEDEKQKEIVRKKMALLDSTFLALEKTIFENFQDIQSVEYRLDGLSEGIPGMEYSLNLSHKRN; this is translated from the coding sequence ATGAATTGGCAAAAAATTAAAAAACCTGCGATCGCAATCAGAGACGCAATTTGGGAAAAGATTAAAATCGCGGGAGAAAAAATCAATCAAGGATATCTCTGGCTTTTCCGTATCGCGACCGAGGACGGGATTTCTCGAAAAACACTGTTTCTCACTTATGCTTGGATAGGAATTATTTTATTTTTCACCTCATTCGTTCTTGCTGGGAACAGCCCTTTTATTACTCTTATTCCATTTTCTCTTTACGACGTTGGTAACCGAGATCATAGAACCGAAATTACACTCTATGCTTCCGACGGAGAACGCCGGGTGTTTCCGATCAGAAGAAAAGTTCTTTTGGAAAACGAGGAATTTCGACACAAAACGATAACCTTGATCGGAGAGATCAGCGAGTCCTCTTATTTCGATAAGACCCTGACAAACGACAAGGGAGAATATTACAAAAATATAAAGCGTCTTCCCGAAATCCAATACGCCGTAAAAGCGATCTGGAAAAACGGAGGGATTCTGATTTTGGATTTTAGAAAATCTACACTTCAGGAAATCCTTTCCGAAATGAAGTTTAAAATCGATTACACGTACGCGCGTCGGATGGACGAAGACGAAAAACAAAAAGAGATTGTCCGTAAAAAAATGGCCCTTTTGGATTCCACCTTTCTTGCTCTGGAAAAAACCATTTTTGAGAACTTTCAAGACATTCAAAGCGTGGAATATCGGTTGGACGGTTTATCCGAAGGTATTCCCGGAATGGAATATTCTCTCAATTTGTCCCATAAAAGGAACTGA
- a CDS encoding YfeK family protein, which yields MTRKLTCAFVLLFFISISAEENSDFRNDFNSLMAVLESCECKFIRNGVEHNPKEARAHMEKKLKVVEGRIQTISEFIDHIGSKSSISGKPYLVKFADGKTKESGVWLKEKWEEILKEKNPSTKSTRKKRN from the coding sequence ATGACAAGAAAACTAACGTGTGCATTCGTTCTTCTCTTTTTTATTTCAATCTCTGCGGAAGAAAATTCCGATTTTAGAAATGATTTCAACTCTCTTATGGCCGTACTCGAATCCTGTGAATGTAAGTTCATTCGAAACGGTGTCGAACACAATCCGAAGGAAGCCAGAGCGCACATGGAAAAAAAGCTAAAAGTGGTGGAAGGAAGAATTCAAACTATCTCGGAGTTTATAGATCATATCGGTTCCAAATCCAGTATATCCGGAAAACCGTATCTCGTAAAATTTGCGGATGGTAAGACTAAGGAATCCGGCGTTTGGTTGAAAGAGAAATGGGAGGAGATCTTAAAAGAAAAGAATCCTTCCACAAAGTCGACCAGAAAGAAGAGGAATTAA
- a CDS encoding DUF4907 domain-containing protein, with the protein MKEKILILLCLCILNILCKPHKTEENQQASGKFSSYTNAKIRIQTFDVNSGEYGYDVYVDGSRFVHQPHIPGRHGTEGFQNQKQAERVATLVSEKIRKGLIPPTITREEVENAISHSRN; encoded by the coding sequence ATGAAAGAGAAAATTTTGATTCTATTGTGTTTGTGTATCCTGAACATTCTTTGTAAACCTCACAAAACCGAAGAGAATCAACAAGCCTCGGGAAAGTTTTCATCCTATACAAATGCGAAAATTCGCATTCAGACCTTTGACGTAAACTCCGGAGAATATGGTTATGATGTCTATGTCGACGGCTCCCGCTTTGTCCACCAACCCCACATTCCAGGTCGGCATGGAACAGAAGGATTCCAAAATCAAAAACAAGCCGAGCGGGTAGCCACACTTGTTTCAGAAAAAATCCGCAAAGGGCTGATTCCGCCTACAATCACCCGAGAAGAAGTTGAAAACGCAATATCTCATTCTAGAAATTGA
- a CDS encoding Kelch repeat-containing protein yields the protein MSEEPPEPPPPYPIPPESEPIYWNRMQDFPGWGRRNAVAFSINGKGYIAAGETTWGSWLSDLWEYDSQTSSWTQKADIPYPLGYDHAVGFAINGKGYYGTGINTNSISKNWQEYNPNTNQWVSKKNFPGVARFGAVAFAIGNKGYLGTGTTGYGVAGTPRKDFWEYNPATDSWRQVADLPGVGRCYATSFVIGNYGYVGTGSPDGLTNSLLSDFWRYLPAANGPGTWVQIPSLPARKLSAMGFGISGRGVVGGGYPNAGGYPADLWSYQPGYTSWTREPDLESVQGMYQTTFTIGQNAFAVVGKHVYKFYKSSEGL from the coding sequence ATGAGCGAAGAACCGCCAGAGCCGCCTCCGCCTTATCCAATTCCCCCAGAGTCGGAGCCGATTTACTGGAATCGTATGCAAGATTTTCCAGGATGGGGAAGACGGAATGCAGTGGCTTTTTCAATCAATGGAAAAGGATATATCGCAGCTGGAGAAACCACCTGGGGAAGTTGGCTAAGTGATTTATGGGAATACGATTCTCAAACAAGTTCCTGGACACAAAAAGCGGATATACCCTACCCTCTTGGATACGATCACGCGGTAGGATTTGCTATCAATGGAAAAGGCTACTACGGAACCGGAATTAATACCAACAGCATATCCAAAAACTGGCAAGAATACAATCCAAATACCAATCAATGGGTCTCCAAAAAAAACTTTCCGGGTGTTGCTCGGTTTGGAGCGGTTGCCTTTGCAATTGGAAATAAAGGATATTTGGGTACGGGCACCACCGGTTATGGCGTCGCAGGTACTCCGCGAAAAGATTTTTGGGAATACAATCCGGCCACAGATTCCTGGCGACAAGTAGCGGACCTTCCCGGAGTCGGCCGCTGTTATGCGACCTCGTTTGTAATCGGAAATTACGGATATGTTGGAACCGGCTCTCCGGACGGACTTACCAACTCACTCTTGAGTGATTTTTGGAGATATTTACCGGCTGCAAACGGCCCAGGTACCTGGGTACAAATTCCTTCCCTTCCCGCACGTAAACTATCTGCAATGGGATTCGGCATTTCAGGCAGAGGTGTTGTAGGAGGAGGTTATCCAAACGCCGGAGGTTATCCGGCGGATCTATGGTCTTATCAACCCGGGTATACTTCTTGGACGAGGGAACCGGATCTAGAATCGGTTCAGGGTATGTATCAGACCACATTCACGATCGGGCAGAACGCATTCGCAGTCGTAGGCAAGCATGTCTACAAATTTTACAAATCTTCAGAGGGATTGTAA
- a CDS encoding DoxX family protein, producing MPDLKTISLYVMAALYIIAGVLHFVLPRFYLRIMPPYIPYPKLVVYFSGVIEIGFGVMLLFPDTRQLGAWGVILLLIAVFPANLYHYQSRRKTDPPKWALLLRLPLQLLLIYWAYIFT from the coding sequence ATGCCGGACTTGAAAACCATCAGTCTTTATGTAATGGCGGCCCTTTATATCATTGCGGGAGTACTTCACTTTGTATTGCCGAGATTTTATCTGAGAATCATGCCTCCTTATATTCCTTATCCTAAATTAGTCGTTTATTTTAGTGGTGTGATTGAAATCGGATTCGGAGTTATGCTACTTTTTCCAGATACGAGACAACTCGGCGCTTGGGGAGTGATCCTTCTTCTGATCGCAGTATTTCCTGCAAATTTATACCACTATCAATCCAGGAGAAAAACCGATCCTCCCAAGTGGGCTTTACTTTTAAGACTTCCACTTCAGCTTTTATTGATTTACTGGGCCTATATCTTCACTTAA
- a CDS encoding OmpA/MotB family protein has protein sequence MKFKTLSIFVLLNLVHCVSNSKYESLLKSYEESKIENQRILGEKANLSRSLNELKRIQEESELRIQEYKGLIATFRSLIDAGKLKIKIIDGRMVVVLSSDILFPVGSAFLSSAGTASIREVTALLASLEGKRFQIEGHTDNTPTGVKGYTNWELASSRALNVLHTMIKAGMPEERISAASMGASRPALPNTSPENRSANRRIEIVIVPDLTNLPGMEELRKYSN, from the coding sequence ATGAAATTTAAAACTCTTTCCATTTTTGTTCTTTTGAATCTGGTTCATTGCGTTTCCAATTCGAAGTATGAGTCTCTTCTAAAATCTTATGAAGAATCGAAAATTGAAAACCAAAGAATTCTTGGGGAAAAAGCGAATCTTTCTCGTTCTTTGAACGAATTAAAACGGATCCAAGAAGAATCCGAGCTAAGAATTCAGGAATACAAAGGACTGATAGCTACTTTTCGCTCTCTAATCGACGCGGGTAAACTCAAAATTAAGATCATAGACGGAAGAATGGTTGTGGTTCTTTCCTCAGATATTCTCTTTCCGGTGGGCTCTGCATTCCTGTCGTCCGCCGGAACCGCATCGATTCGGGAAGTGACCGCCTTACTTGCCTCTTTGGAAGGAAAACGTTTTCAAATAGAAGGACATACGGACAATACTCCGACAGGCGTCAAAGGTTACACGAATTGGGAATTGGCTTCCTCAAGGGCTCTTAACGTTCTCCATACGATGATTAAGGCCGGAATGCCCGAAGAGAGAATCAGTGCCGCGAGCATGGGAGCTTCTAGACCGGCCCTTCCGAATACTTCCCCCGAAAATCGATCTGCAAATCGAAGGATAGAAATCGTAATCGTTCCCGATCTAACCAATCTTCCCGGAATGGAAGAGTTGAGAAAGTATTCGAATTGA
- a CDS encoding TetR/AcrR family transcriptional regulator gives MFRKDGSPLYPLNRDYKNSRERILEGAAIAFSRSGFHGTSLREISKECGLEQPSIYHHFHSKENLFRKTLIATHLLVLNEIRRRVIRDQGLYVEVVSIFKAVAETAKIYPDKTRLPFSLIYSAPVNLQNEYTERYGNQYRKLLEAAFERSDRIGRKEEKLSLCVDLLYSLILACSVEVLYLDRVSGLEDRVRLILEL, from the coding sequence GTGTTCAGGAAAGACGGAAGTCCTCTATATCCCTTGAATAGAGACTACAAGAATTCGCGTGAAAGGATTTTGGAGGGGGCAGCGATCGCGTTTTCTAGATCGGGTTTTCACGGAACTTCCCTAAGAGAAATTAGTAAAGAATGCGGATTAGAACAACCCAGTATTTATCACCACTTTCATTCCAAAGAAAATCTTTTTAGAAAGACCTTGATTGCTACACATTTACTCGTTCTCAATGAGATCAGAAGAAGAGTCATTCGGGACCAAGGTCTTTACGTGGAAGTGGTTTCTATTTTTAAAGCGGTTGCTGAGACGGCAAAGATTTACCCCGATAAGACAAGATTGCCTTTCAGTCTAATCTATTCGGCCCCCGTCAATTTACAAAACGAATACACAGAAAGATACGGTAACCAATATAGAAAATTACTCGAAGCCGCTTTTGAAAGAAGCGACAGGATTGGGAGAAAAGAAGAAAAGCTCTCCCTTTGTGTGGATCTTTTGTACAGTTTAATTCTCGCTTGTTCCGTGGAGGTCTTATACTTGGATCGAGTCTCCGGTTTGGAAGATCGAGTCCGATTGATTTTAGAGTTATAG
- the lepB gene encoding signal peptidase I — MSYVLMKSFGTKEKMRKYLRILFPVFLSLFTILLIRIFLFQIYFISGYSMAPSYKEGDLILVTKLGFPARIGNWEISFVESEVNRFDVLVLDGLGEELSLKRVVGLPGDYFRFENNRILINDGPLQETFLKPGFKTIAPSLSMIPMTAVRGNVPIGDTGRIPPGYFLVLGDNRENSTDSRNYGLVPFQKLRGKVWFFL; from the coding sequence ATGTCTTACGTTCTTATGAAAAGTTTCGGAACGAAGGAAAAAATGAGAAAATACTTACGCATTCTTTTTCCTGTATTTCTTTCTTTGTTCACGATTCTTTTGATACGGATCTTTTTATTTCAAATTTATTTCATTTCAGGTTACTCTATGGCTCCCTCCTATAAGGAAGGAGATTTAATCTTAGTCACAAAGTTAGGTTTTCCCGCTCGCATCGGGAATTGGGAAATTTCTTTCGTCGAAAGCGAAGTGAATCGTTTCGACGTTCTCGTTTTAGACGGACTCGGGGAAGAATTGAGTCTAAAAAGAGTCGTAGGACTTCCGGGAGATTATTTTCGTTTTGAAAACAATCGGATTCTAATCAACGATGGACCTCTTCAAGAAACCTTTTTAAAACCGGGTTTTAAAACCATCGCCCCTTCTCTTTCCATGATTCCGATGACCGCGGTCCGAGGAAACGTTCCGATCGGGGATACGGGCAGAATTCCTCCCGGCTATTTTTTAGTGTTAGGCGATAATCGAGAAAACTCGACAGATTCAAGAAATTACGGTCTGGTTCCATTTCAAAAATTGAGGGGAAAAGTTTGGTTTTTTTTATAA
- a CDS encoding LA_3751/LA_3752 family putative glycosyltransferase gives MTQKIKEQWAVLVLLVIVPVLHVWIGTENSYITDSALKAMQTDSLIQNDFRTEELRYPAQELDPHHDAFFLSGTGFAKEIHGKFIGQYPIAFSFVSSLLRLAGITWKWMPMLLSFFTILSLYLLSKRKLISQRTVLLGYGATILFALSLDFSEYSIYFLFNSLGFSWWLRYRESKKSRYLYFALIACSIPIWLRLESLIFLVSLVLSEILIFWREARHLIKELNPFAILFALSPVFLFFLWNFWNYGHILGVRFIFNYGNGNVSFLDRILRFFSITFVNYVDGIPKFGLFFCSSFLLLPIVYYVFFKNKRSEKINFLLMVIGLNTVLVGILAPNDGITITGRYLILAVIPLLILWENWKPHTSKIWKILSVTLVVFSFLISGLILKILQHATKQERIYRDFYARNETSLWIFTDPILCGQAGSDHLSKRILCFNSETNLDRILKNLESEPSVSSLTVFEMNEKEFRNFENKIPMILSYESRKILKEKLNLKFQKEKNLSIYKGVVATRYDKRF, from the coding sequence ATGACACAAAAAATCAAAGAACAATGGGCCGTATTAGTTCTGCTCGTTATCGTACCGGTTCTTCATGTTTGGATCGGAACGGAAAACAGTTATATAACCGATTCGGCGTTAAAAGCCATGCAAACCGACTCTTTGATCCAAAACGATTTTCGAACGGAAGAACTTAGGTATCCCGCTCAGGAATTGGACCCCCATCATGATGCGTTTTTTCTTTCGGGAACCGGATTTGCAAAAGAAATCCACGGAAAGTTTATCGGTCAATATCCGATTGCGTTTTCCTTTGTCTCCTCATTGTTGCGATTGGCCGGGATAACTTGGAAATGGATGCCGATGTTATTGTCTTTTTTTACGATCCTTTCTCTTTATCTTCTTTCAAAAAGGAAACTCATAAGTCAAAGGACCGTTTTACTCGGTTACGGAGCCACGATTCTTTTCGCTTTAAGCTTGGATTTCAGCGAATACTCGATTTACTTTCTTTTCAATTCTCTCGGTTTTTCTTGGTGGCTCCGCTATCGGGAATCAAAAAAGTCCCGATATCTTTACTTCGCTTTAATCGCCTGTTCGATCCCGATTTGGCTACGACTAGAGTCCCTGATTTTTTTAGTAAGTTTAGTACTTTCTGAAATTCTAATATTTTGGCGAGAAGCGAGACATTTAATAAAAGAATTGAATCCTTTCGCGATTTTATTTGCCCTTTCTCCCGTGTTTTTGTTTTTTCTTTGGAACTTTTGGAATTACGGACACATACTGGGAGTAAGATTTATTTTTAATTACGGGAACGGTAATGTCTCATTTTTAGACAGGATTCTTCGTTTTTTTTCGATCACGTTCGTAAACTACGTAGACGGAATTCCGAAGTTCGGATTATTTTTTTGCTCCTCCTTCTTACTACTTCCGATCGTATATTATGTTTTTTTTAAAAACAAAAGAAGCGAAAAAATCAACTTCCTCCTCATGGTCATCGGATTGAATACGGTTTTAGTCGGAATTCTAGCGCCGAACGATGGCATCACAATCACAGGTAGATATCTGATACTCGCCGTCATTCCTCTGCTGATTCTTTGGGAGAACTGGAAGCCTCACACTTCTAAAATATGGAAAATTCTTTCAGTTACTCTAGTTGTTTTCTCCTTTCTAATCTCGGGATTGATTTTAAAAATTCTACAACATGCGACGAAACAAGAAAGAATCTATCGGGATTTTTACGCTCGGAACGAGACCTCGCTTTGGATTTTTACGGATCCGATTCTTTGCGGTCAGGCAGGATCGGATCATCTTTCCAAGAGAATTCTATGTTTTAATTCCGAAACGAATCTTGATCGAATATTAAAGAACCTGGAATCGGAACCTTCGGTTTCTTCATTGACCGTCTTTGAAATGAATGAAAAAGAATTCAGAAATTTTGAAAACAAAATACCGATGATTTTATCATACGAATCAAGAAAGATCCTAAAGGAAAAACTGAATTTAAAATTTCAGAAAGAAAAGAATCTCTCGATTTACAAAGGAGTCGTTGCGACTCGGTACGATAAACGCTTTTAA
- a CDS encoding LA_3751/LA_3752 family putative glycosyltransferase, producing the protein MISKLKAFLLRFFQNKYSSFAAAFLFSYFLYLTIPSKYLLSADHYEKFILGKSIYLSDFRSLDVFYPGFDFDPELKFSLLQMSIVNGHKIIAFPISLGILYAFVFPFGGVYGIYFLSASLIGLVLFLIGKEFEIPAWQIFLFSFLSPVVMNGYLFMDVGVGLFLFVSGIVLYQRSKKNRSFLFAALGGMVLSLSYWFRLEYLIFIGLYWACESFLRFPFSKEDKKRFFLTSVVLIILFFGYCGFNQSFFHSPLGPRYNANYDHSGFSNLFKNFINLLFYGNLKLGVFGYSPFLFVGFLFFLSIRARNWKNIPEKEKPLLISSVLGILAAAIVAPNDGGAESGSRYLTPGLPGLFVLTSGFFSFLRTQKILWRVSFYVLLAMSILPTWIYYKTTKGFAKNTKRFQEFTLKEPKENLLIFQNGLIGGMASEGLYFQGRVFQATGVPELVALLKKFSISKNRSSVSFEYFAYSKEYTKGMKNLKYDPNTKEGMINYLNRFDSEAISEIKSIEIVNKKTFGNIEILYGMYREK; encoded by the coding sequence ATGATCTCGAAACTGAAAGCGTTTCTCCTTCGGTTTTTCCAAAACAAATATTCCTCCTTCGCAGCCGCGTTTTTATTTTCGTATTTTCTATATTTGACGATTCCCTCGAAATATCTTCTTTCTGCGGATCATTACGAAAAATTCATCTTAGGAAAATCCATCTATCTGAGCGACTTTCGATCGTTAGACGTCTTTTATCCGGGATTCGACTTCGACCCGGAACTTAAATTCAGTCTGCTCCAAATGTCGATCGTAAACGGTCACAAGATCATCGCCTTTCCGATTTCATTAGGAATCCTTTATGCGTTTGTTTTTCCTTTCGGAGGAGTTTACGGAATTTATTTCCTATCCGCGTCCTTGATCGGGCTCGTTTTATTTTTGATCGGAAAAGAATTCGAAATTCCGGCCTGGCAGATCTTTTTATTTTCCTTTTTGTCACCCGTGGTGATGAACGGCTATCTGTTCATGGACGTCGGAGTCGGATTATTTCTTTTTGTGTCCGGAATCGTTCTCTATCAAAGATCCAAAAAGAATCGATCCTTTCTTTTTGCCGCTCTCGGAGGAATGGTATTGTCACTCAGTTATTGGTTCCGTCTTGAATATCTGATCTTTATCGGACTTTATTGGGCATGCGAAAGTTTTCTTCGTTTTCCATTTTCGAAAGAGGACAAAAAACGATTCTTTTTAACCTCGGTTGTTCTTATAATTTTATTCTTTGGATATTGCGGATTCAACCAATCGTTCTTTCATTCCCCTTTGGGGCCGAGATACAATGCGAACTATGACCATTCCGGATTCTCGAATCTATTTAAGAACTTTATAAATCTCTTATTTTATGGGAATCTTAAGTTAGGCGTTTTCGGATATTCTCCGTTCTTATTCGTAGGATTTTTATTTTTTCTTTCTATTCGGGCAAGGAACTGGAAGAATATTCCGGAAAAGGAAAAACCGCTTCTGATCTCTTCCGTTCTGGGAATCCTCGCAGCCGCAATTGTGGCGCCTAACGACGGCGGAGCGGAATCCGGATCTCGTTATTTAACTCCGGGCCTTCCCGGACTGTTCGTGCTTACATCAGGATTTTTTTCGTTTTTACGGACCCAAAAAATTCTTTGGAGAGTTTCATTTTACGTTCTTCTTGCAATGTCGATTCTTCCGACTTGGATATACTACAAAACGACAAAGGGCTTTGCAAAAAATACAAAAAGATTCCAGGAATTCACTCTCAAAGAACCCAAGGAAAATCTTTTGATTTTTCAGAACGGACTTATCGGTGGAATGGCAAGCGAAGGTTTATATTTTCAAGGGAGAGTTTTTCAAGCGACGGGAGTTCCGGAATTAGTCGCACTGCTCAAAAAATTTTCCATATCCAAAAACCGGAGTTCGGTCTCTTTCGAATACTTCGCGTATTCGAAAGAATATACGAAAGGAATGAAAAATTTGAAATACGATCCGAACACGAAAGAAGGAATGATCAATTATCTAAATCGATTCGATTCCGAGGCGATCTCCGAAATCAAATCCATCGAAATCGTAAACAAAAAAACGTTCGGGAACATAGAGATTCTCTACGGAATGTACAGGGAGAAATAA
- a CDS encoding LIMLP_15305 family protein, with the protein MQQETATGQNVLGQFLSQTPVKSLIARYRTERGIIRNFMEKLPLYSSALKDHEFQNADSLLRKELASKVSLLKEPVRRLEEAFVTARKLELIGSSEIAVLLIDKLTNTIHSAGYGLTGLGTGFKATSEELEKLAEFDFSLFKEVEIIESKIRGLKVTADSSVQEVRNVIGDVRSALDGLENAFRSRKELFSKL; encoded by the coding sequence ATGCAACAGGAAACGGCCACAGGCCAAAATGTACTGGGTCAATTTCTTTCACAAACACCTGTAAAATCTTTGATCGCTCGCTATCGAACCGAAAGGGGAATAATTCGGAATTTTATGGAAAAACTTCCTCTTTATTCGAGCGCGCTCAAAGATCACGAATTTCAGAATGCGGATTCTCTATTGAGAAAAGAGCTTGCTTCTAAGGTTTCGCTTCTTAAGGAACCGGTTCGAAGATTGGAAGAGGCTTTTGTAACCGCAAGAAAATTGGAGCTGATCGGAAGCAGCGAGATCGCGGTTTTACTGATCGATAAACTTACCAATACGATTCATTCCGCAGGATATGGGCTGACCGGACTCGGAACGGGTTTTAAAGCGACTTCAGAAGAATTGGAAAAACTCGCGGAATTCGATTTTTCCCTATTTAAAGAGGTGGAAATCATTGAATCCAAAATCCGGGGTCTCAAGGTAACCGCGGATTCCTCCGTGCAGGAAGTTCGGAATGTGATCGGCGACGTTCGTTCCGCTCTGGACGGATTGGAAAACGCATTTCGGTCTAGAAAGGAATTGTTTTCGAAACTCTAA
- a CDS encoding SPFH domain-containing protein, producing the protein MALIDVIKYEGQPGEIVWKFPRNDISHFGQLVVNESQEAVFFKEGKALDVFGPGTHTLKTGNIPILEKFVNLPFGGQTPFTAEIVYVNKSVINMTWGTPAPIQIEDPKYHITLGLRAFGNYNIKVIDSKSFVNTVVGTQQKFDHEGVDKLLKPMVVTRLSDFISEVVLKNGVPITQISQHLEEASVAGKTKTQPDFQKYGLEVVDFFIQSINFDQNDPNFQKIQKVLTDKFEIDTMGNMYQQKRMLDIGEAAASNPGGSAGEGMSAGMGLGMGMNMAGMMANMMGQNQGGAKPAAEDATARLAKLKSLLDGGLITQEEFDTKKKDILNSI; encoded by the coding sequence ATGGCATTGATTGATGTAATCAAATACGAAGGACAACCCGGAGAAATCGTCTGGAAATTTCCAAGAAATGATATCAGTCATTTCGGTCAGCTCGTAGTAAACGAAAGTCAGGAAGCGGTTTTTTTTAAGGAAGGAAAGGCCTTGGACGTATTCGGTCCCGGGACACATACTTTGAAGACCGGAAACATTCCGATATTGGAAAAATTCGTAAACTTACCGTTTGGCGGGCAAACTCCGTTCACTGCCGAAATCGTTTATGTAAACAAGTCCGTGATCAACATGACTTGGGGAACTCCGGCTCCGATTCAAATCGAAGATCCGAAGTATCATATCACTTTGGGACTTAGAGCATTCGGAAATTATAATATAAAAGTGATCGACTCCAAGTCTTTCGTAAACACGGTAGTTGGAACCCAGCAGAAGTTCGATCATGAAGGGGTCGATAAACTTCTCAAACCGATGGTCGTGACGAGACTCAGCGATTTTATCTCTGAAGTCGTATTAAAAAACGGAGTCCCTATCACTCAAATCTCCCAACATTTGGAAGAAGCCTCCGTAGCCGGTAAAACCAAAACTCAGCCGGATTTTCAAAAATACGGACTTGAGGTCGTGGACTTTTTCATTCAGTCGATCAACTTCGATCAGAACGATCCTAACTTTCAAAAAATCCAGAAAGTTCTCACCGATAAGTTCGAAATCGATACGATGGGAAATATGTATCAGCAAAAAAGAATGTTGGATATCGGCGAGGCTGCGGCGAGCAATCCGGGCGGTTCCGCCGGAGAAGGAATGAGCGCGGGAATGGGGCTCGGAATGGGAATGAACATGGCGGGAATGATGGCCAACATGATGGGACAAAATCAAGGCGGTGCAAAACCTGCGGCGGAAGACGCGACCGCAAGGCTCGCGAAGTTGAAATCGCTTCTCGACGGGGGACTCATCACACAGGAAGAATTTGATACCAAAAAAAAGGACATTTTGAATTCTATCTAA